A portion of the Hoplias malabaricus isolate fHopMal1 chromosome 1, fHopMal1.hap1, whole genome shotgun sequence genome contains these proteins:
- the ntrk1 gene encoding high affinity nerve growth factor receptor, translated as MAGKPVCQLALALALVFSLAKPGLSGCPAACRCYLNLLQCLEADGITRIPALTSQENENITEIYIENQPNLENITDIDLTNYRELKNFTLTDCGLLFISDNAFQQNFKLQYVNLAANALVHISWRVFHYLPLLNLVLRDNPLACSCDIYWLQQWQRTKRGDIDNQQKCIYNGTSVQLDSFVIENCSIPEVTVSAPIRTVREGGNLTFECQVTGAPVPTIRWRIEQLHSNWKLQRGIWGSTLELVLHLWNVSSSDNLHNLTCEAENRAGPGDAMVQLNIEFPVRIEFLGNAEQQHHWCFPFAVDGNPAPNISWLYNSTPLSENEYAYTQLIMDKDDGSVQHGCLFLNKPTHLNNGVYTLIVENKLGRAQATANGTFMENPFDSTNPEGIIPVLSIYPTAPTNQSTEDVTEKLESRLFGVSVAVGLAVFTCTFLLVMVLVINKCGQHSKFGIHRSSVLGTEEDLAVSLRFMNFGASPPTSDEGTLDSGLSSFVENPQYFCGIIKDKDMCVQHIKRQDIMLKWELGEGAFGKVYLAECANLCPDTDKMLVAIKTLKDANESTRQDFQREAELLTVLQHEHIVRFYGVCTDGEPLAMVFEYMRHGDLNRFLRAHGPDARILEEVKMPPMGQLTLPQMLQIAAQIASGMVYLASLHFVHRDLATRNCLVGEGLVVKIGDFGMSRDIYSTDYYRVGGRTMLPIRWMPPESIMYRKFTTESDIWSFGVVLWEIFTYGKQPWYQLSNSEAIECITQGRELERPRTCPKEVHLLMQGCWQREPQQRLIIKDIYSRLVALVKNPPVYLDILE; from the exons ATGGCTGGGAAGCCTGTGTGCCAGCTGGCCTTGGCCCTGGCACTGGTGTTCTCCCTGGCAAAGCCTGGTCTTAGTGGCTGCCCAGCAGCCTGTCGCTGTTACTTAAACTTGTTGCAGTGCCTGGAGGCAGATGGCATCACCAGGATCCCGGCGCTGACATCACAGGAGAATGAGAACATCACAGAAAT TTACATCGAGAACCAGCCAAACCTGGAGAACATTACAGACATAGACCTCACCAACTACAGAGAGCTGAAGAACTT CACACTTACAGATTGTGGCTTGCTTTTCATCTCTGATAATGCCTTCCAACAGAACTTCAAGCTCCAATATGT GAACCTGGCCGCAAACGCTCTTGTGCACATCAGCTGGAGAGTGTTCCACTATCTTCCGTTGCTGAATCT AGTGCTGAGGGACAATCCTCTAGCTTGCTCGTGTGATATCTACTGGCTCCAGCAGTGGCAGAGAACAAAACGAGGGGACATTGACAATCAGCAGAAGTGCATTTACAACGGCACCAGTGTTCAGCTGGACAGCTTTGTGATAGAGAACTGCA GCATCCCAGAGGTTACTGTCAGTGCACCTATTCGGACCGTAAGGGAGGGGGGAAACCTCACGTTTGAATGCCAAGTGACAGGTGCACCAGTCCCCACAATAAGGTGGAGGATAGAGCAGCTCCATTCCAACTGGAAACTGCAG agaGGGATATGGGGTTCCACTCTGGAGCTGGTTCTACACTTGTGGAACGTGTCGTCTAGTGATAACTTGCACAACCTCACCTGCGAGGCGGAGAACCGAGCGGGCCCTGGAGACGCCATGGTGCAGCTCAACATCGAAT TTCCAGTGAGGATCGAGTTTCTGGGGAATGCAGAGCAGCAGCACCACTGGTGTTTCCCTTTTGCAGTGGATGGGAATCCGGCTCCTAACATCAGTTGGCTGTACAACAGCACACCCCTCAGCGAGAACGAGTACGCCTACACCCAGCTGATCATGGACAAGGACGATGGCTCAGTCCAGCACGGCTGCCTCTTCCTCAACAAGCCCACTCACCTCAACAATGGAGTCTACACACTCATAGTAGAGAACAAACTGGGCCGGGCCCAGGCCACTGCGAACGGCACGTTCATGGAAAACCCCTTCGACTCCACCAACCCAGAGGGCATCATCCCTG TTTTAAGCATTTACCCAA caGCTCCCACCAACCAGTCGACCGAGGACGTCACAGAGAAGCTGGAAAGCAGATTGTTTGGG GTGTCTGTTGCTGTAGGTCTTGCTGTGTTCACTTGTACCTTCCTCCTCGTCATGGTGCTGGTCATCAATAAATGCGGGCAGCACTCCAAGTTTGGGATCCACC GGTCATCTGTTCTAGGCACAGAGGAAGATCTCGCTGTCTCTCTGCGCTTCATGAACTTTGGAGCCAGTCCTCCTACCTCGGATGAAGGCACGCTGGACTCTGGACTGTCCAGCTTCGTAGAGAACCCTCAGTATTTCTGCGGCATCATCAAAGACAAGGACATGT GTGTGCAGCACATTAAGAGACAGGACATCATGTTGAAATGGGAGCTGGGGGAAGGAGCCTTCGGGAAGGTTTACCTGGCAGAGTGCGCCAATCTCTGTCCAGACACTGACAAGATGCTGGTGGCCATCAAG ACTCTGAAGGACGCTAACGAGTCCACTCGTCAGGATTTCCAGCGCGAGGCCGAGCTTCTGACCGTCCTCCAGCATGAGCACATCGTCCGCTTCTATGGAGTGTGTACGGACGGTGAGCCACTGGCTATGGTGTTTGAGTACATGAGGCATGGTGACCTCAACCGCTTCCTCAG GGCTCATGGTCCGGACGCTCGGATCCTGGAAGAGGTTAAGATGCCCCCGATGGGTCAGCTGACCCTGCCGCAGATGCTCCAGATAGCCGCCCAGATCGCCTCAGGAATGGTTTACCTGGCCTCGCTCCACTTTGTGCACCGAGACCTGGCCACCAGGAACTGTCTGGTGGGAGAAGGACTTGTGGTCAAGATTGGAGACTTTGGCATGTCCCGGGACATCTACAGCACCGACTACTACAGG gtTGGAGGTAGAACTATGTTACCTATTCGCTGGATGCCACCTGAAAGCATCATGTACAGAAAGTTTACCACGGAGAGTGATATCTGGAGCTTTGGGGTTGTGCTCTGGGAAATCTTCACCTACGGAAAACAGCCCTGGTACCAGCTCTCCAACAGTGAG GCGATCGAGTGTATAACTCAAGGACGAGAGCTGGAGAGGCCGAGGACCTGTCCTAAAGAGGTGCACCTCCTCATGCAGGGCTGCTGGCAAAGAGAGCCACAGCAGCGCCTCATCATCAAAGACATCTACAGCCGCCTGGTGGCTCTGGTCAAGAACCCTCCAGTCTACCTGGACATTCTGGAGTGA